The following coding sequences lie in one Rutidosis leptorrhynchoides isolate AG116_Rl617_1_P2 chromosome 4, CSIRO_AGI_Rlap_v1, whole genome shotgun sequence genomic window:
- the LOC139842853 gene encoding uncharacterized protein, with protein MNKSARVKERVSTGGSLWEWTRTPLGRTRNELAEIEALIAPVPLDSSKPDSWRWSMSGNGIFMVKKLSFEIDLKTTGLTNGIFETMRNNYVPKKVEVFIWRAVKKRLPVLIELDKRGVNLNSVRCPICDDDLETVDHSLIFCKHVYDVWNRVYNWWNLGNFPTLTITEALNGGGISHATSKGKFLWQAVSWVCAYHIWKLRNDAVFKGKKWNVPVALNEIKIKSYEWISNRARGLNLDW; from the coding sequence ATGAACAAATCGGCACGGGTAAAAGAGCGGGTTTCAACGGGGGGCTCGCTTTGGGAATGGACAAGAACTCCATTGGGACGCACGAGAAATGAATTGGCGGAAATCGAAGCTCTAATTGCCCCGGTCCCTTTGGATTCGTCCAAACCGGACTCCTGGCGTTGGAGCATGTCGGGAAATGGTATCTTCATGGTCAAGAAATTATCTTTTGAAATCGACTTGAAAACAACGGGATTGACTAATGGGATTTTCGAAACTATGAGGAACAACTACGTACCAAAAAAAGTCGAGGTCTTTATTTGGAGGGCGGTTAAAAAACGGCTTCCCGTTCTAATAGAGCTCGATAAAAGGGGAGTTAACCTCAATAGTGTGCGGTGTCCTATTTGTGACGACGATCTAGAGACAGTTGACCATTCACTTATTTTTTGTAAACATGTGTATGATGTTTGGAATCGGGTATATAATTGGTGGAACCTTGGGAATTTTCCAACACTCACCATTACCGAAGCTCTAAATGGTGGTGGTATTTCACACGCTACGTCTAAAGGGAAATTCTTATGGCAAGCGGTCTCGTGGGTTTGTGCTTATCATATTTGGAAGCTTCGGAACGACGCGGTTTTCAAAGGAAAAAAATGGAATGTTCCGGTTGCCCTAAATGAGATCAAAATCAAGTCCTATGAGTGGATCTCCAACAGGGCACGGGGCTTAAATCTCGATTGGTAA